CGGCGTCTCCCGAGGCCGTGCCGATCGCGAAGGGAGACGTGTTGAAGGTGAGCAGAAGCGTTGAGGCGGTGCCCGGAAAATTCCACCCGGGACTGGCGACGAATGTCGAGCCGCCCTGGGCGGTGATGCTGGTGGGCTGGCCGACGGTGATGGCGGAATCGACGGCTGTGGTGAAGCCGCTCTGGTCCGTCACGATCACCGAATCCGCACGGACCTCCCGTGCGCCGCCGGCGGGAAGGATGAGAGACAGGAAAGCCACGCCCGCAGACAGGCGTGCTGTGCGTCCTCTCAGCAATCGGGTCAAATCCCGCCCCCAAAACATCAAATCTGATTTCCGCCGCGCCAAACGGCGTTACGGAATGCAATAAAATTTCGAGCTACGTTTTTGAGGGCATGATCGCAACGCGCCGCCCCGCCCCATCCCCATGGCACTTTCATACCTTATTTTAAGAATGTCCCGGCGTGCAAATTCCAGATTGCATGAGCGCTTCTCGCCAACTTTTGCGGGGTGTTTTCCACCCAGAAATCGAGGCGCCGGAACGGGCGAGGTGGTGGCTAATCCCTTGAATTTGCAAAAGAGGGGGCTGTTTCTTGAGGCCCGCTTTGCCGCTGTTTCACCCGTGCCCGGCGAATCGGAGAGCAGCGGGGTGCGGACGCAAACTGGCCGCGCAATCGTCAGCGGTCTGCACCTGCGTGTTTGGTGGAGGTTTTAATGTACCGACGTGGGTTGGGATGGCATCCCTAACCTGCGGCGCATACGTCCGAGCGGATCAGGAAGCGGCGCTCGCGACCATTGTCGAGGGAGAAAATCCCGCCTCGCCCCGGCACCACGTCGAGGGTCAGCCGGGTGTGCTTCCAGACCTCGAATTGCAGGGCACCGATATAGAAGGGGGTGTCGCCGATCTGGCCCAGCAGGACATCGCGGTCGCCCACCAGGAAGTCGCCCCTTGGATAGCACATGGGCGAAGAGCCGTCGCAGCATCCGCCGGACAGGTGGAACAGCACGGGTCCATGGTCCGCGATGATTTCAGCGAGCAGCTGAACAGCGGCAGGTGTCGCGTTCAGGCGGTCGGGAGGGACGGTCCCCATGACGCTGATCCGGAAATCAAAGGCGGCACCGCGGGGAGAAGGTTCCCGCGATGCCGAAGTGGGCAAAGGTGCCGTGTGTTCGGCGGCCGGGCGGGCCGCCGAGCTTCGGGGCGGGGTCCGGATGTTTGGGATGCCGGTCTTTGGCGGTATCAGAAGAAGCCGAGCTTCTTCGGGGAATAGCTCACCAGCATGTTCTTGGTCTGCTGGTAATGGTCCAGCATCATCTTGTGCGTCTCACGGCCGATACCCGACTGCTTGTAGCCGCCGAAGGCCGCGTGGGCCGGATAGGCGTGGTAGCAGTTGGTCCAGACGCGGCCGGCCTGAATGGCGCGGCCGAAGCGATAGGCTCGCGTTCCGTCCCGCGTCCAGATGCCGGCGCCGAGGCCGTAGAGCGTGTCGTTGGCGATCGCGAGCGCTTCCTCGTCGTCCTTGAAGGTGGCCACCGACACCACGGGGCCGAAGATCTCCTCCTGGAAGACGCGCATCTTGTTGGTGCCCTTGAAGACGGTGGGCTGCACATAGAAGCCGCCGGCCAGATCTCCGGGCAGTTCGTTGCGCGCGCCGCCGATCAGGACCTCGGCGCCTTCCTTCTTGCCGATGTCGAGATAGGCGAGGATCTTCTCCATCTGCTCGCCGGAGGCCTGCGCGCCGATCATGGTCGCCGGGTCGAGCGGATCGCCCTGCGTGATGGCGGCGACGCGCTTCAGGGCCTTCTCCATGAAGCGGTCATAGATGCTCTCATGGATGAGCGCGCGGCTGGGGCAGGTGCAGACCTCGCCCTGATTGAGCGCGAACATGACGAAACCTTCGATGGCCTTGTCCAGGAAATCGTCGTCCTCGGCCGCCACGTCCTTGAAGAAGATGTTCGGCGACTTGCCGCCGAGCTCCAGCGTCACGGGAATGAGGTTCTGGCTGGCGTACTGCATGATCAGCCGGCCCGTGGAGGTCTCGCCGGTGAAGGCGATCTTGGCGATGCGGGGGCTGGAGGCGAGCGGCTTTCCGGCCTCGAGGCCGAAGCCGTTGACCACGTTCAGCA
The Azorhizobium caulinodans ORS 571 genome window above contains:
- the adh gene encoding aldehyde dehydrogenase, encoding MNKPEFARATKVPFAPRYDNFIGGQYVPPKSGRYFDNSSPVNGRVLCEIARSDAADVEAALDAAHRAKDAWGRTSAAERARLLLRIADVMEDNLDTLALAETWDNGKPIRETTAADIPLAIDHFRYFAGVVRAQEGGISEIDHDTVAYHFHEPLGVVGQIIPWNFPILMAVWKLAPALAAGNCVVLKPAEQTPASIHVLIGLIADILPPGVLNVVNGFGLEAGKPLASSPRIAKIAFTGETSTGRLIMQYASQNLIPVTLELGGKSPNIFFKDVAAEDDDFLDKAIEGFVMFALNQGEVCTCPSRALIHESIYDRFMEKALKRVAAITQGDPLDPATMIGAQASGEQMEKILAYLDIGKKEGAEVLIGGARNELPGDLAGGFYVQPTVFKGTNKMRVFQEEIFGPVVSVATFKDDEEALAIANDTLYGLGAGIWTRDGTRAYRFGRAIQAGRVWTNCYHAYPAHAAFGGYKQSGIGRETHKMMLDHYQQTKNMLVSYSPKKLGFF
- a CDS encoding DUF779 domain-containing protein; this encodes MGTVPPDRLNATPAAVQLLAEIIADHGPVLFHLSGGCCDGSSPMCYPRGDFLVGDRDVLLGQIGDTPFYIGALQFEVWKHTRLTLDVVPGRGGIFSLDNGRERRFLIRSDVCAAG